One region of Alosa sapidissima isolate fAloSap1 chromosome 1, fAloSap1.pri, whole genome shotgun sequence genomic DNA includes:
- the abhd3 gene encoding phospholipase ABHD3, with product MISLELNFNVLTRDLSHYLENQVKVGLFGSGVGLSLVLGFSAAYACYYLISVAKKPKLVAGGEKFYRFLKEQCPVVSETYYPTFWCWESRVQTLLRPFVTAKPGVIYRNELLKAPDGGQISLDWVDNDESASYPDTSTRPTVLLLPGLTGTSRESYILHMVQQSCDLGYRCVVFNNRGVSGEKLLTPRTYCAANTEDLEMVIDHLHRLNENAPIMAAGVSMGGMMLANYLGRKGRETCLKGVVVFSAGWDVFECSASLEKPLDRFLFNSYLTSCLQASVDRHRPVFEKLYDVDHVMRAKTIREFDERFTSVMFGYPTNDDYYRDASPVHRLKSVQVPMLCLNAADDVFSPNHAIPVEAVKQNPNLALLITCHGGHIGFLEGLWPRQSTYMDRVFRQFAKAVVEHDGNLSDL from the exons ATGATCTCACTGGAGCTCAATTTCAATGTTTTGACAAGGGATCTGTCACATTATCTGGAAAACCAAGTAAAAGTTGGGCTTTTCGGTTCTGGAGTAGGATTGTCACTGGTGCTCGGCTTCAGCGCAGCGTATGCCTGCTACTACTTGATCTCTGTAGCAAAG AAGCCAAAGCTTGTTGCTGGTGGAGAAAAGTTCTACAGGTTCCTGAAGGAGCAATGCCCTGTGGTGTCAGAGACATACTACCCCACCTTCTGGTGCTGGGAGAGCCGGGTTCAGACGCTGCTAAGACCCTTTGTCACAGCAAAACCAGGGGTCATCTATCGGAA TGAGCTCCTTAAAGCACCCGATGGAGGACAGATCTCTTTGGATTGGGTAGACAACGACGAGAGCGCCTCCTACCCAGACACGTCCACGCGGCCCACCGTCCTGCTGCTCCCGGGACTGACTGGCACCAGCCGAGAGTCCTACATCTTGCACATGGTCCAGCAGAGCTGCGATCTGGGCTATAG ATGTGTGGTGTTCAACAACAGAGGAGTGTCTGGAGAGAAGCTCTTG ACCCCAAGGACATACTGTGCAGCCAACACAGAGGACTTGGAGATGGTCATTGACCACCTCCACAGACTGAATGAGAATGCCCCCATTATGGCTGCAGGAGTGTCTATGGGAGG GATGATGTTGGCCAATTACTTGGGCCGTAAGGGACGAGAGACATGTTTGAAGGGGGTCGTGGTCTTCTCAGCTGGTTGGGACGTGTTTGAGTGTAGCGCTTCACTAGAAAAACCCCTCGACCGATTCCTCTTCAACTCCTACCTCACCAGCTGCCTACAGGCTTCTGTTGATCG TCACCGGCCTGTTTTCGAGAAGCTTTATGACGTTGACCATGTGATGAGG GCCAAGACTATACGTGAGTTTGATGAGCGTTTCACCTCGGTCATGTTCGGCTACCCAACCAATGATGACTACTACAGAGATGCCAGTCCCGTCCATAGGCTGAAGTCAGTGCAGGTGCCAATGCTGTGTCTGAATGCAGCTGATGATGTCTTCTCCCCAAACCATG CCATTCCAGTGGAGGCGGTAAAGCAGAACCCCAACCTGGCCCTGCTGATCACCTGTCACGGGGGCCACATCGGCTTCCTGGAGGGCCTGTGGCCCCGCCAGAGCACTTACATGGATCGTGTGTTCAGGCAGTTCGCCAAGGCTGTGGTCGAGCATGATGGCAACCTGAGTGACCTCTAA